One genomic window of Pirellulales bacterium includes the following:
- a CDS encoding SMP-30/gluconolactonase/LRE family protein, which produces MSRVFIVMALGAALSGSAIAAAQADWPAGFTPEAQDEFVPPGTKFELLWGEGEFTEGPTLAMGNSIMFSDIGDTIYIYHPQTNRVDAYFHPSGRANGLAFSPDGCLVACEGANTGGNRCISKTGPVTTPAFQVKRTLADQFDGKRFNSPNDLAIDQQGRVYFTDPRYVGSEPRALDFEGVFLVAPDGSVKVATRDVEKPNGILVAPDGKTVYIADNNSAAGGKKQLTAFAVGADGTLADKRVLHTFQPQQRGIDGMAIDRAGNIYATAGQGSDSGIYVFSPDGRPLAFAAVPGTPTNCDFGGGDESATLYVTASVPGTRHPATGNEKYGLYRARLKHPGYHVYEPQP; this is translated from the coding sequence ATGTCGCGAGTTTTCATCGTCATGGCCCTGGGCGCCGCCCTGAGCGGCTCGGCCATTGCCGCGGCGCAGGCCGACTGGCCGGCCGGATTCACCCCCGAGGCCCAGGACGAATTTGTGCCCCCTGGCACCAAGTTCGAACTGCTCTGGGGAGAAGGCGAGTTTACCGAGGGCCCCACGCTGGCGATGGGCAACTCGATCATGTTCTCCGACATCGGCGACACGATTTACATCTATCATCCCCAGACGAACCGGGTGGACGCCTACTTTCACCCCAGCGGCCGGGCCAACGGACTCGCTTTCAGCCCGGACGGCTGCCTCGTCGCCTGCGAAGGCGCGAACACGGGCGGAAACCGCTGTATCTCGAAGACCGGGCCCGTGACGACGCCTGCTTTCCAGGTCAAGCGCACGCTCGCCGATCAGTTCGACGGTAAACGGTTCAACAGCCCAAACGATCTGGCGATCGACCAACAAGGCCGCGTTTACTTCACCGATCCGCGTTATGTCGGCAGCGAACCGCGCGCGCTGGATTTCGAGGGCGTGTTCCTCGTGGCGCCCGATGGCAGCGTGAAGGTGGCCACGCGCGACGTTGAAAAGCCCAACGGCATTCTCGTCGCGCCCGACGGCAAGACGGTCTATATCGCCGACAACAACAGCGCCGCGGGCGGCAAGAAGCAACTGACGGCGTTCGCCGTCGGTGCCGATGGCACGCTCGCCGACAAGCGCGTGCTCCACACGTTTCAGCCGCAGCAGCGCGGCATCGACGGCATGGCCATCGACCGCGCAGGCAACATTTATGCGACGGCGGGGCAGGGGAGCGATTCGGGCATCTACGTCTTCAGCCCCGACGGGCGGCCGTTGGCCTTTGCCGCGGTGCCCGGCACTCCGACCAATTGCGACTTTGGCGGCGGCGACGAGTCGGCCACGCTGTACGTCACTGCGTCGGTTCCCGGTACGAGGCATCCCGCGACGGGCAACGAGAAATACGGGCTGTACCGCGCGCGGCT
- a CDS encoding PQQ-binding-like beta-propeller repeat protein: MRRIVLALAVVLLGWPIGAGRGEDWPQFRGLNGCARSTSSAPLPDEVGPEKNVAWKIELPPGISSPIVSGQQIFLTTERDERLFTVALDRATGRMLWEAEAPHQGLEKVHTIGSHAQSTPTADGDVVASFFGSCGLFVYDLGGKLLWKLPMGPFKNDFGAGSSPLLVGERLILCQDHDTDSFLMALDKRTGQMLWRVGRDEFPRGYATPVLWNNDGHTQIVVPGTLRIVAYDLETGAEAWTITGVARIVNMSPSVGPDGTLFIPTWSPGADQEDRIHVEPFEATIADADRNGNQALELDEVPDGPLKQRFDQIDRDKSGQITQVEYESMRRVFDEAKNVMVAVRPGGHGDITDTHVTWRYDRMLPYVPSPVLVDGYLFMVKNGGIVSCLDAATGKPAKQGRVSGTANYYASPVSGDGKVYLFSERGEATVLAAVPKWRELSTAQLGESIMATPAIADGRLYVRTAGHLYCFARPE; encoded by the coding sequence ATGAGACGTATTGTCCTGGCGCTGGCCGTGGTGCTGCTGGGGTGGCCGATCGGCGCCGGCCGAGGCGAAGATTGGCCGCAGTTCCGTGGCCTCAACGGCTGTGCACGCAGTACGAGTTCGGCGCCGCTGCCGGACGAGGTCGGGCCCGAGAAAAACGTCGCCTGGAAAATCGAACTGCCGCCGGGCATCTCGTCGCCGATCGTTTCGGGCCAGCAGATCTTTCTGACCACCGAGCGCGACGAGCGATTGTTTACGGTGGCCCTGGATCGCGCCACGGGCCGGATGCTGTGGGAGGCCGAAGCGCCGCACCAGGGCCTGGAGAAGGTCCACACGATTGGCAGCCATGCCCAGTCGACGCCGACGGCCGATGGCGACGTCGTGGCATCGTTCTTCGGGTCGTGCGGACTGTTCGTCTACGACCTCGGAGGGAAGCTGCTGTGGAAGTTGCCCATGGGGCCCTTCAAGAACGATTTCGGGGCCGGCAGCTCGCCGCTGCTGGTGGGCGAGCGGCTTATCCTGTGCCAGGATCACGACACCGACTCGTTCCTGATGGCCCTCGACAAGCGGACCGGCCAGATGTTGTGGCGCGTCGGTCGCGACGAATTTCCGCGCGGTTATGCCACCCCCGTCCTCTGGAACAACGACGGGCACACGCAGATCGTCGTGCCGGGCACGTTGCGGATCGTGGCGTACGACCTCGAAACGGGTGCCGAGGCGTGGACGATCACGGGCGTGGCACGGATCGTGAACATGTCGCCCTCGGTTGGCCCAGACGGCACGCTTTTCATCCCGACCTGGTCGCCGGGTGCCGATCAGGAAGATCGGATTCACGTCGAGCCGTTCGAAGCAACGATCGCCGACGCCGATCGCAACGGCAATCAAGCGTTGGAACTCGACGAGGTGCCGGATGGTCCGCTCAAGCAGCGTTTCGATCAGATCGACCGCGACAAGAGCGGCCAGATTACGCAGGTCGAATACGAGAGCATGCGGCGCGTGTTCGACGAGGCCAAGAACGTCATGGTGGCCGTGCGTCCCGGCGGTCACGGCGATATCACCGACACGCACGTCACCTGGCGCTACGACCGGATGTTGCCTTATGTGCCGTCGCCCGTGCTGGTCGACGGATATCTTTTCATGGTCAAGAACGGCGGCATCGTCTCGTGTCTCGACGCGGCCACGGGCAAGCCGGCCAAGCAAGGCCGGGTCTCGGGCACGGCAAACTATTATGCCTCGCCGGTTTCGGGCGACGGCAAGGTGTACCTGTTCAGCGAGCGCGGCGAGGCGACCGTGCTGGCGGCCGTGCCCAAATGGCGCGAGCTCAGTACCGCGCAGCTGGGCGAGTCGATCATGGCTACGCCGGCGATCGCCGACGGCCGGTTGTACGTGCGCACCGCGGGGCACCTGTACTGCTTTGCGCGACCCGAATAG
- a CDS encoding enoyl-CoA hydratase/isomerase family protein, which produces MSGTHVTTRVEKQILYVALSRAEKRNALTADMTRDLAAAVRQADARSDVRAVIVHAEGPIFSAGIDVLSLGQMRGEAGDVNPARWLRRLAADLQHALNDIEATEVPVIGALNGQVIGMGLELALCFDLRVAADDCRLSIPESRMGLVADVGGTTRLSRLVGPGRAKDMLLTARAIDAQEALSWGLVNRVVPAPQLLAAATELAEQIMKNAPLAVGLAKTIVDQGSGLDRLSQMALERMAQSQLITSEDLAEAIAAFFEKRPANFRGK; this is translated from the coding sequence GTGAGCGGTACGCACGTCACGACCCGGGTCGAAAAACAGATTCTCTACGTGGCGTTGAGCCGTGCGGAAAAGCGCAACGCCCTGACCGCCGACATGACTCGAGACCTGGCCGCCGCCGTACGCCAGGCCGACGCGCGCAGCGACGTGCGCGCCGTGATCGTCCATGCCGAGGGTCCGATCTTTTCGGCCGGCATCGACGTGCTGAGCCTCGGCCAGATGCGCGGTGAAGCGGGCGACGTGAACCCCGCGCGGTGGCTGCGACGCCTGGCCGCCGACTTGCAGCATGCCTTGAACGACATCGAGGCCACCGAAGTGCCCGTGATCGGCGCGCTCAATGGCCAGGTGATCGGCATGGGGCTCGAACTGGCCCTGTGTTTCGATCTCCGCGTGGCCGCGGACGATTGCCGCTTGAGCATTCCCGAGTCGCGTATGGGCCTCGTGGCCGACGTCGGCGGCACGACGCGCCTGTCGCGCCTGGTGGGCCCTGGACGCGCCAAGGATATGCTCCTGACGGCCCGCGCCATCGACGCCCAAGAGGCGCTCAGTTGGGGCCTGGTCAACCGCGTCGTGCCCGCTCCACAATTGCTGGCGGCCGCCACGGAGCTTGCCGAGCAGATCATGAAGAACGCCCCGTTGGCCGTCGGCCTGGCCAAGACGATCGTCGATCAAGGCTCCGGTCTCGATCGGCTTTCGCAAATGGCCCTGGAGCGCATGGCCCAAAGCCAGCTCATCACCAGCGAAGACCTGGCCGAGGCCATTGCGGCCTTTTTCGAAAAACGACCGGCCAACTTTCGCGGCAAATGA